The Streptomyces griseiscabiei genomic sequence CCTCACCGGCCCGCAGCCGCTTCACGGAGACGGCGTGCCGTCCTTCGGGGCCGTCGAGCACGATCTCCGAGCCCCGGCCCTCGAACCGGTCGACCACGAACACGGGTGCGGTCATCGCCCCTCGCTCCCGGCCCGCGCGGCGGTGATCTCGGCGACCAGCAGCTCGACCAGTTCCCCGGCGGGCAGCTCCCGGGCCATCCGGTGGCCCTGCCCGGCCCACAGCGCCATGCCCTGCGCGTCCCCGGCCTTGGCGGCGGCCTTGCGCAGGGGCGAGGTGAGGTGGTGGACCTCGGGGTAGGCGACGGGCGCGTACGGGCCGTGCTCGCGCAGGAACCGGTTGACCAGGCCACGGGCCGGGCGGCCGGAGAAGGCCCGGGTCAGCTCGGTGCGGACGAAGAGGGGGTCGGTCAGCGCCCGCTTGTGCACGGCGTGCGCGCCGGACTCGGCGGTGGCGAGGAACGCGGTGCCCAGCTGGGCCGCGCTCGCGCCCGCCGTGAGGAGGGCGGCGATCTGGCCGCCGCGCATGATGCCGCCGGCCGCGACCACCGGCAGGGCCACGGCCTCGCGGACCTGCGCGACGAGCGACAGCAGGCCGATCCCGGCGCGGTCCCGCTCGGGGTCGTCGCGGTGGGTGCCCTGGTGGCCGCCGGCCTCGACGCCCTGCACGATCACGGCGTGCGCCCCGGACCGCTCCACGGCCTGTGCCTCCTCCGCCGAGGTCGCGGTGACCAGGGTGAGGGTGCCCTTGCGGGCGAGGGAGTCGATGACCTCGGGGGTCGGGCAGCCGAAGTGGAACGACACCACGGGCACCGGGTTGTCGAGCAGCACGGCGAGCTTGGCCTCGTAGCCGTCGTCGCGTCCGCTGTCGGGATCGCCCAGCTCGGCGTCGTACCAGGTGGCCTCACCGGCGAGCTGCTCCGCGTAGACCTCGACGGCGGCGGGCTCGGCATGCTCCGGCTGCGGCATGAAGAGGTTCACGCCGAAGGGGCGTGCGGTGAGTGCCCGGAGCGCCTTGATCTCCTGGTACATCCCGTCGGCGGTCTTGTACCCGGCGGCGAGGAACCCCAGCCCGCCGGCCTCGGACACGGCGGCGGCCAGCTGCGGCACGGATACACCGCCCGCCATCGGGGCCTGCACGATCGGCAGCGGGACGAGATCGGTCAGTGCGGAGGACATGACGGCATGGTGCCACTGTCCTCCGGACATCGCCGAATCGGGTGCGGTCGTGCGTTCGGGTGCGGGTCCGGTGGGGCTTCTCGCGCAGTTCCCCGCGCCCCTGAAAGACCAGGCCCCCGCGGGCCTGAAAAGCCACCGGTCCTACGGGCCTGAAAGGCACGGGGCGCAGCCCCTGTTTTTCAGGGGCGCGGGGAACTGCGCGAGAAGCCCCACGCAGCCGCACCCGACGACGAAACCCACTCAGCGCCCGTTGAACGCGTCCTTCAGCCGGGAGAACAGCCCCTGCTGACCGGGCTGGAACTGCCCCGTGGGCCGTTCCTCACCCCGCAGCGCGGCGAGCTGCCGCAGCAACCCCTCCTGCTCGGGATCCAGCTTCGTCGGCGTCTGCACCTCGACGTGGACGATCAGATCCCCGCGCCCACCGCCGCGAAGATGCGTGACACCGCGCCCGTGCAGCGGAATCGACTGCCCGGACTGCGTCCCGGGCCGGATGTCGACCTCCTCCAGCCCGTCCAGCGTCTCCAGCGGCACCTTCGTACCGAGGGACGCCGCCGTCATCGGGATCGTCACCGTGCAGTGCAGATCGTCGCCGCGCCGCTGGAACGTCGAGTGCGGCAGCTCGTGGATCTCGACGTAGAGGTCACCGGCGGGACCGCCACCGGGCCCGACCTCGCCCTCGCCGGCGAGCTGGATCCGTGTGCCGTTGTCGACACCGGCCGGGATCTTGACCGTGAGCGTCCGCCGCGACCGCACCCGTCCGTCGCCCGCGCACTCGGGGCACGGGTTGGGGACGATCGTGCCGAAGCCCTGGCACTGCGGGCAGGGCCGGGAGGTCATGACCTGGCCGAGGAAGGACCGCGTGACCTGCGAGACCTCACCGCGACCGCGGCACATGTCACAGGTCTGGGCGGTGGTCCCCGGGGCCGCGCCCTCGCCGCTGCACGTCGTGCAGACGATGGCGGTGTCGACCTGGATGTCCTTCGTCGTGCCGAAGGCCGCCTCGTCGAGGTCGATCTCCAGCCGGATCATCGCGTCCTGCCCCCGGCGCGTACGCGAGCGCGGGCCGCGCTGGGACGCCGTACCGAAGAAGGCGTCCATGATGTCCGAGAAGTTGCCGAAGCCACCGGCGCCGAAGCCGCCCGCGCCCCCGCCGCCCGCCTGGGACAGCGGGTCGCCGCCGAGGTCGTAGACCTGCTTCTTCTGCGGGTCCGACAACACCTCGTAGGCGGCGTTGATCTCCTTGAACCGCTCCTGGGTCTTCGGATCGGGATTGACGTCCGGGTGCAGCTCGCGAGCGAGCCTCCTGAACGCCTTCTTGATCTCGTCCTGGGACGCGTCGCGGCGCACGCCGAGCACGGCGTAGTAGTCCGTGGCCACTTAAGACTCCGCCAGGATCTGTCCGACGTACCGTGCCACCGCTCGTACCGCTCCCATCGTTCCCGGATAGTCCATGCGCGTAGGTCCGACCACGCCCAGCTTCGCTACTGCCTCGCCGCCCGAACCGTAGCCGACGGAGACGACGGACGTGGAGTTGAGTCCCTCATACGCGTTCTCATGACCGATGCGTACGGTCATGCCCGAATCCCCCGCCTCGCCAAGCAACTTGAGGAGGACGACCTGTTCCTCCAAGGCTTCCAGAACGGGCCGGATCGTGAGGGGGAAGTCATGACCGAAGCGGGTGAGATTGGCGGTTCCGCCGATCATCAGCCGCTCCTCGCTCTCCTCCACGAGTGCTTCGAGGAGGGTGGAGAGCACCGTCGCGACCGTCCCCCGGTCCTCGACGTCGAACGCCTCCGGCAGGTCCTCGACCAGCCGGGGCACGTCGGTGAACCGGCGGCCCGCGACCTTGCTGTTCAGCCGGGCGCGCAGATCCGCGAGTGACGTTTCTCCGAACGGCGCCGGGCAGTCCACCAGCCGCTGTTCCACCCGTCCCGTGTCCGTGATCAGCACGAGCATCAGGCGGGCGGGGGCCAGCGCCAGCAGCTCCACATGCCGCACCGTCGACCGTGTGAGCGACGGGTACTGCACGACGGCCACCTGCCGGGTGAGCTGCGCGAGCAGCCGCACGGTCCGCGCCACGACGTCATCGAGGTCGACCGCGCCGTCCAGGAAGTTCTGGATGGCGCGCCGCTCGGGCGGGGTCATCGGCTTGACGCCCGCCAGCTTGTCGACGAAGAGCCGGTACCCCTTGTCGGTGGGGATGCGGCCCGCGCTGGTGTGGGGCTGGGCGATGAAGCCCTCGTCCTCCAGCGCCGCCATGTCGTTGCGGACGGTCGCCGGGGAGACGCCGAGGTTGTGCCGCTCGGTGAGCGCCTTGGAACCGACCGGCTCCTCGGTGCCCACATAGTCCTGGACGATGGCGCGCAGCACCTGCAGCCTGCGTTCACTGAGCACTCGCGCACACCTCCAGCTCGTCTCTCTCGTGCGGCCCTGTTGGCACTCACCCCGGGCGAGTGCCAACACTCCCCGCCCAGTGTACGGCGGTGGGGTACGCCCCCGGCAAGGCCGGGCTCCGGGCGGGGCCACTTTCCTACTGGGGAGTACACGACAACGCGGTCCCACGAGCTACAGCTAGCGTCGGCGCATGACGGTGTCTTGGGAAGAGTGCGGGTGGCAGGGATTGACGCCGCGGGTCGGGCGGTGCCGCCTCCCCGGCTGGGACTGCACGGTCGGGCTGGTGGCCGGGGGCGGTGCGGCCCTCATGATCGACTCCGGGTCGAGTCTGCGGGAGGGCGCGCGGTTGCGCGGCGAGGCGTGCCGGCTGCTCGGCGGCGCCCGTGTGACACATCTCGCGCTCACCCACCCCCATTTCGACCATGTCTTCGGCGCGGCGGCGTTCTCCGGGGTGGAGGTCTTCGGCGCGGTGGGCGTCGACGGCGTCCTGGCCCGTGACCGCGACGCCCTCCACACGGACGCCGTGCGCCACGGCCTCCCCCCGGCCGACGCCACCGAGGCGGCCGATCTTCTCGTCCTCCCCCGCCACTCTGTCTCCGGCGAGTGGACGCTCGACCTGGGCGGCGGCGTCCGGGTGCTGCTGGCGAACGTGGGCCCCGGCCACACCGGTCACGACCTGGCGGTCCTGGTGTCGGAGGGCGCCCGGGAGGTGGTGTTCTGCGGTGACCTGGTCGAGGAGTCCGGCGAACCGCAGGCGGGTCCGGACGCGATCCCGTCCCGCTGGCCGGCCGCCCTGGACCGGCTCCTGGCCCTCGGCGGCGAGGACGCGCTGTACGTCCCCGGGCACGGGGCGGTGGTGGACGCGGCGTTCGTCCGGGCCCAACGTGACGCGCTGGCCCGCCGCTTCGGCGTGTCGGACTGAGTGCGGCGGCATCCGGGCGCGGCTTCTCCTATCGTCACTCGAATGCGCCAGTACTCACCCGACCTGACCCCTCCCTGGAAGAAGTCCCAGCCGGCCCCCGAGGTCCCGGCCGACCCCGGTCTGGTCGTCGAGGAGCCCGCCACCGGGTTCTGCGGCGCGGTCATCCGCTGCGAGGCGGGCACGGTGACGCTGGAGGACCGCTTCGGCAAGCACCGGGTGTTCCCGCTGGAGCCCCGGGGCTTCCTGCTGGAGGGCCGTGTGGTGACCCTGGTCCGCCCCTCGTCGGCGGGCCCCGCCGGCCCCTCCCGCACGGCCTCGGGCTCGGTGGCCGTCCCGGGCGCCCGCGCCCGTGTGGCCCGCGCCGGGCGCATCTACGTCGAGGGCCGCCACGACGCCGAGCTCGTCGAGAAGGTCTGGGGCGACGATCTGCGCGTCGAGGGCGTGGTCGTGGAGTACCTGGAGGGCGTGGACGACCTCCCCGCGATCGTCGAGGACTTCGCCCCCGGCCCGGACGCGCGTCTCGGCGTCCTGGTCGACCACCTGGTCCCCGGAAGCAAGGAGTCCCGTATCGCCGCGTCGGTCACGAGCGACCACGCGCTCGTCGTCGGCCACC encodes the following:
- the dnaJ gene encoding molecular chaperone DnaJ — translated: MATDYYAVLGVRRDASQDEIKKAFRRLARELHPDVNPDPKTQERFKEINAAYEVLSDPQKKQVYDLGGDPLSQAGGGGAGGFGAGGFGNFSDIMDAFFGTASQRGPRSRTRRGQDAMIRLEIDLDEAAFGTTKDIQVDTAIVCTTCSGEGAAPGTTAQTCDMCRGRGEVSQVTRSFLGQVMTSRPCPQCQGFGTIVPNPCPECAGDGRVRSRRTLTVKIPAGVDNGTRIQLAGEGEVGPGGGPAGDLYVEIHELPHSTFQRRGDDLHCTVTIPMTAASLGTKVPLETLDGLEEVDIRPGTQSGQSIPLHGRGVTHLRGGGRGDLIVHVEVQTPTKLDPEQEGLLRQLAALRGEERPTGQFQPGQQGLFSRLKDAFNGR
- the hrcA gene encoding heat-inducible transcriptional repressor HrcA, coding for MLSERRLQVLRAIVQDYVGTEEPVGSKALTERHNLGVSPATVRNDMAALEDEGFIAQPHTSAGRIPTDKGYRLFVDKLAGVKPMTPPERRAIQNFLDGAVDLDDVVARTVRLLAQLTRQVAVVQYPSLTRSTVRHVELLALAPARLMLVLITDTGRVEQRLVDCPAPFGETSLADLRARLNSKVAGRRFTDVPRLVEDLPEAFDVEDRGTVATVLSTLLEALVEESEERLMIGGTANLTRFGHDFPLTIRPVLEALEEQVVLLKLLGEAGDSGMTVRIGHENAYEGLNSTSVVSVGYGSGGEAVAKLGVVGPTRMDYPGTMGAVRAVARYVGQILAES
- a CDS encoding MBL fold metallo-hydrolase, with protein sequence MTVSWEECGWQGLTPRVGRCRLPGWDCTVGLVAGGGAALMIDSGSSLREGARLRGEACRLLGGARVTHLALTHPHFDHVFGAAAFSGVEVFGAVGVDGVLARDRDALHTDAVRHGLPPADATEAADLLVLPRHSVSGEWTLDLGGGVRVLLANVGPGHTGHDLAVLVSEGAREVVFCGDLVEESGEPQAGPDAIPSRWPAALDRLLALGGEDALYVPGHGAVVDAAFVRAQRDALARRFGVSD
- a CDS encoding nitronate monooxygenase → MSSALTDLVPLPIVQAPMAGGVSVPQLAAAVSEAGGLGFLAAGYKTADGMYQEIKALRALTARPFGVNLFMPQPEHAEPAAVEVYAEQLAGEATWYDAELGDPDSGRDDGYEAKLAVLLDNPVPVVSFHFGCPTPEVIDSLARKGTLTLVTATSAEEAQAVERSGAHAVIVQGVEAGGHQGTHRDDPERDRAGIGLLSLVAQVREAVALPVVAAGGIMRGGQIAALLTAGASAAQLGTAFLATAESGAHAVHKRALTDPLFVRTELTRAFSGRPARGLVNRFLREHGPYAPVAYPEVHHLTSPLRKAAAKAGDAQGMALWAGQGHRMARELPAGELVELLVAEITAARAGSEGR
- a CDS encoding DUF3097 domain-containing protein; the encoded protein is MRQYSPDLTPPWKKSQPAPEVPADPGLVVEEPATGFCGAVIRCEAGTVTLEDRFGKHRVFPLEPRGFLLEGRVVTLVRPSSAGPAGPSRTASGSVAVPGARARVARAGRIYVEGRHDAELVEKVWGDDLRVEGVVVEYLEGVDDLPAIVEDFAPGPDARLGVLVDHLVPGSKESRIAASVTSDHALVVGHPYIDIWEAVKPSSVGITAWPRVPRGQDWKTGVCRALGWPSDNTGAVWQAILARVGSYKDLEPELLGRVEELIDFVTGSDEA